A section of the Vicinamibacteria bacterium genome encodes:
- a CDS encoding PaaI family thioesterase, with protein MTLERLQHALDEPPYQRFLGLQAVAFDPVAGSVTIRLPFRRELCRSSTRPELHGGVTAALIDIAGDYALAARLGRGIPTIDLRIDFLRMAVETDLIATARVVKAGRTLGVVNVEVHDEGGQLVAIGRGTYYTKS; from the coding sequence ATGACTCTCGAACGTCTCCAGCATGCGCTCGACGAGCCTCCGTATCAGAGATTTCTGGGGCTCCAGGCGGTCGCCTTCGATCCCGTCGCCGGCTCGGTCACGATCAGACTGCCGTTCCGGCGCGAGCTCTGCCGTTCGTCCACAAGGCCCGAGCTCCATGGCGGCGTCACCGCCGCGCTCATCGACATCGCCGGAGACTACGCCCTCGCCGCTCGGCTCGGACGGGGCATTCCCACCATCGACCTGCGCATCGATTTTCTGCGGATGGCGGTCGAGACCGACCTCATCGCGACGGCCCGCGTCGTCAAAGCGGGACGTACTCTCGGGGTGGTAAACGTCGAGGTGCACGACGAGGGGGGACAGCTGGTCGCCATCGGCCGGGG